CGAACCGATTGAAGTTGAGGTATTAAATGATTCAGAGGCAACGGTCGGTGACGAATGGACGTTGCAAGCTGAAGTCACCCAGGAAAATAAACCGGTCGAAGATGCTGATTATGTCATTTTTGAAGTTTGGCACGATGAGGATGAACAAGGAGCCATGATTGATAGTGTACACGCCGGAAACGGGATATATGAAGCCGATTTTCAATTTCCGGACGTCTCGACCGTTTACATTCAACCACATGTCACCGCCAGAGGAATGCACCGTATGCCCGTGCACGAAGTGGAAGTTGTCGACGATTGATGATTGAGCGGGAAGCGATAATCGCTTTAGGGCGACCGAAAAAGCGATTGGTTCTCCTCCAATGCCGTTATTCAGAACGCATCCGCGATTATTCAGAACGGAAGGGCAAGAATGAAACAGATTAAATCACAGTTTTTAACCATATGCTCACCTTTGTACCAGCCCCCGGAGTGCTTTCAACATCGATCTTTCCATCGTGGAGGTCGATAATTTTTTTCACGATTGCAAGCCCAAGTCCTGTACTTCCTTTTCCAGGGGTGCGTGCCTGATCGCCCTTATAGAAACGGTCGAAAATTTTCTTAACCTCCTGGGGTGTCATGCCAACGCCGCTATCTTCAACTTCAACGTTCACATAATAACCTTCTCTTTGTATATTGATCCGGATGTCACCGCCGCTATTACTGAATTTGATGGCATTCGTCAACAGATTCGTCCATACTTGATAAAGGAGAGTAGCATCTCCGAGGACTTGTTCTGCTTTGCCTTCGATCTCAATATATAGCTCCTTTTCCTCCCATTGAAAACGGTGGGTTTGAATGATTTCTTTAACTTGTCCGTGAACATCCACGGGCTGCTCTTTTACAATTTTATCTTCGTTATTTAAGGAGGCAAGGATGAGTAATTGTCTGCTCAAAGAGGATAGCCGTCCGCTCTCTTTTTCTATAATTTTAATATACTTTTCCTTTTGATCTTCGTCCAATGCGGATTGTTGTAACGTCTGTGTGATCCCCCGGATCGTGGATAGCGGTGACTGGATTTCGTGGGACACATTGGAGACGAATTCTTGGCGCATCGCCTCAAGTTGGCGAAGATCCTTGCTCATGGATGTAAAATGTTTCGCCAGCTGTCCGATTTCATCTTTGCGCCTTACGTTAAGGTCAATGTCAAAGGACCCATCGGAAATTTGTTTCGTCGCCTCTGTTAAAGACGTCACCGGTTTGACGATTCGCCGAGCCGTCAGGGCAACGAAAAGAAAGCTTATAATCACCGTAAGGACGAGCAAAAGGGCGAGAAAAAAACGAAATTCCCCAAATTGTTGTTCATGATCGGGCCGGATAAACATCGCCGCAGTCCCTTCCGTAGTTTCAACCGGGGCCCCTACGGTATTTTCCAACACATTGTTAAAAAAACCCGTAACAAACAAACCGGCGGGTTGCTCGGAAACCCCGTGATATTCTCCACCTGCAAGAACATGTTCGACCTCTTCTACAGGAAGATCGTCATCGCGAAAACCGCTGCCATATTGGCGTGTGCTCCCATCTTCATGATACAAGACCAGTTGATAACCTAAGTGACCCACATGTGAAAAGTAACTTCCTTCAGCGCCTCCCACTTCATTTTCCGCGTATTGTTGAACCTCTTCCGCCATTTCCATAATCGCGGCATCGTTGGAGGGCTTTAAGTATAATTGGTAGTAACCATTGCTAATAAAAAAAGCGAGCAGACTGCTTACAATCATGACTGTGAACGTTGTGAGAACAATGCGGACGTAAAAACTTTTCACTCGTGAACCTCCATTTTGTACCCAACGCCACGGATTGTCCTGATTGAAAAAGCATCCGTTTCTTTTGAAAACCGTTCCCGCAATCGTTTGACATGCACATCGACGGTGCGGTCATCGCCGGTAAAATCGCTTCCCCATATGATTTCAATCAGCATTTCACGCGTAAACGTCTGATTCGGAAAGCTTGCCAGTTGAGCCAACAAATCAAATTCTTTCATAGGCAACATCATTGTTTTGCCATTACATTCGACCTCATAACTTTTACGGTTAATGGTCACTTCACCGACCATGATGATCTCTTGGTGAACATACTGAAACCGGCGCAACAGTGCTTTGATTCGGAAAATCAACTCTTTCCGCTCGAAAGGTTTGGTGACATAATCGTCCGTCCCTGCCGCAAATCCTTTCGCTTTATCTTCAAGTTCCCCTTTCGCCGTTAACATTATCACCGGAATATCATAACCCTCGCGAATATCTTTACACATTGCAAAACCATCAACCTTCGGCATCATAATATCGACGATGGCCAAATGAATCATTTCCTTCTCGAGGATCTTCAGAGCAACTTCCCCGTCTTCCGCTTGATAAACACGATACCCTTCATTTTGTAGATCTTCGCTGACAAATTCACGAAGGTGCGCGTCATCATCCGCGAGCAATAGTGAAATCATGCGAACCTCTCCTTCTACATTCATTATCTCTCAAAAGAAAAGCTTTAACAATTCCGTTTCTTTTTGTTCATATTGCGTTCATGGACATCTTTTAAAGTGATAACAAAGGGAGGTTATCATATGTTTTTAGCGATCAGAGAATTACTCTACTCCAAGCTAAGATATATCATGGTCGCGCTGATTATTTTCCTGCTTTCGTTCCTAGTTCTTTTCGTCTCGGGACTTGCACAAGGACTCGCTTATGATAATGCTTCGTCCATTATAAACATGGATGAAACGGCCGAGCATTTTGTCATGGACGATGAGGCAGGCATGCAACTCACGCGGTCATTAATCGATGATGAGGATCAAGAGATTGTTCAAAACAACATCGATCAAGCTGAAATCTTAGGGATCCATCAAGGAACGATTCAAGACGATGAAACGTCGCAAGCAGATATTGCCAAATTCTATCTTAACGATGACTCGGCCTTGTTCCCGGAGGTAACGGAAGGCGAAAAACCGTCTGGACAAAGAGAGATTCTGGCGGATGAGTCCCTTCAAGAAGAAGGGTTTCGTGTAGGCGATGAATTTTTGGAAGATACGACAGAAGAGATCTTTACGATCACGGGCTTTACAAACAACCAAAAATATAGCCACACGCCAGTGATCTATGTTACTGGGGAAGATTGGCTCGAAATGAGCGGCGGGGATGAACTGCTCGCCAGTGCCCTTGTTCTTCCGGATATCGGAGAAGAAACGGCAAGCACCCTAAACAGCCAATTGACCGATGCGGAAGTCGTTACTATCCAGGACTCCCTTTCCGGCATCCCCGGTTATAGTGAGGAACAAGGTTCATTATGGATGATGATCGTCTTTCTATTCATCATTTCAGCGTTCGTGCTTGCTGCTTTCTTTTATGTCATCACGATCCAGAAGCTGACGCAGTTTGGTATATTAAAGGCGATTGGCACGAAAGTAAGTGAATTGGCGAATACGATTCTTGTTCAGGTCGGCATTATATCGGTCGTCAGTGTCACTATGGGTATAGGAGTCACTTTTCTTGTCGCGGCCCTACTGCCGTCGGACATGCCTTTTATGTTGCCGTTTCATTTAGTAGCTTCTTTGGCAGGCATATTTATCGTCGTCGCCATCCTCGGTTCATTGCTTTCCTTATATAAAGTGAAAAAAATAGATGCCCTTGAAGCGATTGGAGGTATGGAAGCATGACAACGAAACTCTTAATGGAAAATATAGGTGTGGAATTTGGGGAAGGCGATAGAAAGACAACTGTCCTTGATGACGTAAATGTATCAGTAGATGCAGGTGAATTCGTGGCAATCACCGGTCCGTCAGGTTCAGGAAAAAGCACGCTCCTTTCGGTGGCAGGTGCATTGCTAACACCGTCCAAAGGAAAATTGCTGCTCGACGGTCAAGTCCTTTCACAATTAAATTCAAAAGAAAGCACGACTATGCGGTTGCATCAAATTGGGTTTATTTTTCAATCCGCTCATTTAATCCCTTATTTGCGTGTTAAGGACCAATTGCTTTATATCGCCAAAATCGCAAAAATCCCGAAACAAAAAGCTAAAAAACGTTCCGATGAACTGTTAAATATGCTTGGACTCAACCATCGTAAAAACCATTACCCTGTTAACTTATCAGGTGGGGAACGACAGCGTGTTGCCATCGCGCGGGCATGGATGAACGATCCGGAATTATTGCTGGCTGATGAACCAACGGCCAGCTTGGACGCTGCCAGAGGCCGGGAAGTGGTTGAAACACTGGCGTTACAAGTGAGACAACAACAAAAAGCAGCCGTCATGGTCACACATGATACTCGCTTATTCGATTTATGTGACCGCGTGATCACCCTCTCGGACGGCAATATTGAAAAGATGCAAACGAAGGATCCGATACACTCGTGACATCCTCTCGACATTGAAAACATGTGGATAAAAAAGGAGTTGCCCGCTTCTGAGGAGGTTGGCTAAGCATTACCAATATCACCTTTAGTATTGCAACAGCCGTATTTTATTTTCAACTGGGAAGTGTAATGGCACTTCAATTTGGAGTGATTTATGCAATTATTGTTGTACAAAAATCTTTTCGACGGATGCAAAAATGTGCGACTCCTTGTTCAGCTAAAGCGTTCCGTTACTGGAACATTCCTTATATCAACATTCGCCTCAAACATAACGCTTGGTTTAGACAAAACCAAGCGTTTTTATTTTCTACAATTGATTTAAAGGAATAACTGGTTACATATGCGAATCCTGAATCCATTGTTTTGGTACCTTAATGTTTGCTTGATTCAGGGCAACAAAGTACTGCCCTTGATGAATGCCTTCATGTTGAACTGCAGTGTTTAGAAGCTCTACTACAGATAAAGATTCTTCACCCATTTTAATACGTTGATTACTCGTTTGTGTAAATGCAAAAGCTAAGTCATTCATTGATCTGTCCAATTGCTCAATTAAATTTTCGTCACTTATTGGAAGATCACCTGGAAATTCTACGATGCCAGTTCTTAGTCCGTCCCTATAAATATTTCTAACACGAATGATATGAATAAATAATTTTCTTAGTGACCCTACTTCTTCAATCAACTTAATATCCCATTTATTCTTCGGAATTTCTTTCGCTAAAGTTTTGGTCATCTTAGCTGCATAATACGGAGTAGGTGGGGATTTTTTTCACTTGGTTAAATTAAAGCTTTGCTCAATTAAGTTGTAAATTTCTCCTTCTTGATCAATACGTTCTAAAACAAGTGAAATCCAATGTTCTTTATCCATATGATACCCAGGTAAAATATCTCGTCCATTTCTTAAACCTCCGGTTAATTCAGGTGGACATTTTAGATTCAAAATATCGATTTTCTCATTTCCATCTAATCCTATTTTCCCTGGTAGTACATTCATGACAAGACCATACCATTTTCCGTTGGATGCATGTCTTAAAGCAGCATAGTTTGGAAATTGCTTAAACGGGTAATCAGGTAATGTACCGTAAGTTTCTTTGACGTGTTTGAAGATATCCCCTCTAGTTAACATACTGAATAATTCCTCCAACTGCTTTAATCGACTTTGTTCACTTAGTTTATGCACGACCTTTTTTTATTTTCTTCCCTTATTTTACCCGACATATATAGCTTATCTTTCCGAAGTAAATAAACATTCCTACTTGATAATGTAAAATCACGAAGAAAGTCAAATGTGCCGTAACTTCATCCCAAAATATAAGGCCAAAAATTTGTTGCTCTTAGGAACGATCATCCTTTTTTTAGCATCATTCTTTTTTATTTTCACGTTTCAAACTAAATATAAAAAGTTCTTGTTCAAACACAACCTTATGCCATTAATTGGCCTCTATTCTTTAGGAGAGCGTATTCCCTGTATGGCGCGGTCAAGCAAAGAAAAAATGCTGGAGGATAATGCTGAAAACCCTTGAAATCACAGGATTTGTTTGTATAAACCTTTACAAAAATAGAGGTCATTTATGTGCGTCTATGTTATAATAGAAAATAGATACGCATTCGATTAATCAATTCTCGATAATGGATAGGGTGATTGGAGTTGTCCCCCGAAAGGGGGTGATTCCATGACAACATTCCAGGTTTTGACGCTTATGGTGTCGTCATCCACGATGATCATAATGCTCATCGCCGTTGTTGTCGCTATTTTCAACCAAAAAAAATAGCCCCCTGTCCACCAAATAGGTAAGGGCTATTTTTCTTAAAGAGAAGATAACGCCAATCCCCTATTCAGAGAATGGGTATCTACTCGACCACAGCTGTCACTGTGGTCGTTTTTTATTGTATGTGCCGTTTCTTGTATTATACCACATTTCCACGAAAATGAAACAGTTCATATCGAATTACCAATCCCGTCCCGATAACGACCGGTAATCATCAATGCGCTTGGCATGGTGGGAGAAGGGTTTTTAATTCCTCACTACGTTTGTTTCCTTCCCATCATAATCCGTGATTTCGCGCCGGAATTCATCAATAAGGCCGGATGCTTTCCATGAAACTTAAATTGATCTTCAACAATCGCGCTTCGATTGCTTAAAATCCTCAACTTGACCAAATCCATTATCCTAATATCGTTACACAAAATTGTTGACTTACCTGCATAATTTAATAACAAGCACAACAAGTTCAATGGTTAGAGATGTTAAAAGACCGCAGAAGTATGAAACCTAATTTGCAGGTAATATGTAATCAACCATATTGAAAAGATAATAACTGGAATAATGATTTTATAATTCTTATAGTTGCTACTTGAAAATCAGAACTAAACAAAAATCATTTGATTCCTCACGTAGAATAGCCTAAACCTATCTTCTAGGTTGCTTTTCAAATTGATTTATTTTCTTGTATTGTATCTCTTATACTTTTTTCAAACTGCTTTGTTATTCTTAACGCCCAACAGTCCAGCCACCGTCAACCTTAATTTCAGCCCCATGCATATAATCTGATTCATCAGAAGCTAAGAAAACTGCTACTGCCGCAATTTCCTCCGGTTTTCCGGCCCTACCTGCAGGAATATCGTATAGTCTCTCCTCTTGAATTCCTTCAGTCATAGGTGTCTCAATGAACCCTGGTGCGATTAAATTAGCTTTTATTCCCTTATTACCAAAATCAAAAGCCAATTGTTTTGTAAACCCATTTATAGCATGTTTGCTCGTTACGTAAGTGTTACCACCTGCACCGGCAATAAATGTAGATTGCGAACCGACATTAATAATATTTCCTTTGCCTTTCTCTAAAAATATAGGCATAACGGCTTTCGTGGCAAGGTATGGCCCCTTAACATTTACATCCATTAATTTATCAAATGTTTCTTCGTCCGTTTCAACGACATTTTCATAGGCATCATGAATACCGGCTCCGTTATACAATACATCAATCGTGCCGTATTCTTCTACTGCTTTATTAACACCATCTTCGATTGATGTCCGATTCGTTATGTCAATTTTTACAAATATTGCTTCTCCATTATTCTGTTCAATATCGTTAACAATACGTTGACCTTGATCTTCTTCTAAACCAACAACGATCACCTTAGCCCCTTCTTTTGCAAACATTTTGGCTGTAGCTTCTCCAAGGCCTGATGTACCACCGACTATCACTCCAACTTTATCGTCTAATTTTCCCATTCTTATTTCCTCCCTTATCATTCTATACACTATTTATTGTAGAACTACATCGCAAAAAAATAAACGTTATTGCTTAGTGATAGGTTAAAAAAACTCGTATCTGAAATCTCTCCACACAAGGTTACATTTTTATTTATTCAACATTTTAACCCTAACTATACGCAAGATGGGCGCTCATTTATTCCGTTCTTGTGCCCGATTGCAGAAGATAAATCTAATACTTTTTAAACATCCCCTGTGATCTAGGATAGGTGTAGCTAAATCCAAATTGTTCATAAAGTTTGTTGGCTGAACCATCAGCTATCAAACTTACATAAGAACCGGGATACGTGTTTTCGTCTAGAAAGTTCATTAGTTTTTTCATTATCAACTTTGCTAGTCCTTGTCCTTGATAACTTGGTTTTACCACGATATCCACTACTTGAAAAAAAGCACCGCCATCACCGATGACACGACCCATCCCAATTAATGTTTTTTGATCATAGATACATACTGCAAACAATGAATTCTTTAAACCAACGGTTGAGGCTTCTTGCGACTTCCCACTTATGCCTCCTTCCAAACGTAAGTCATTATATTCCATAGGATTCGGCGGTTCATAGATAATTGTAAAATTGTCGTTCATTGTTATTTTCCTCCGTATATTCTACATAGGAATTTTTAAACTGTATTGTTCTTTATGAATAAGAGGCTCTGGCAGCCGTTGTTACACAATCTGGCCCGATCGTATTGCGGAAGACGTATTACAAAAATTTAAGCTATTGTTGCTCAACTTTTTTTCCATAATTTTTTTATATTATAGCATTATCGGAGCATTTTGAGGGAGCAAAGTTAAATCGTGTAACCCTCTCCACTCCCCTGCTCTCTGTTTTAACTCATCAGAACCGAAAACCCATAAGCGACTAAAATAATAAACGTGAGAAATACCAGCGCAAAAGGGATGTTTCGCTTAATGATCGCGTATGGACTTACTCTTAATTGCATCGAGAGGATGGTCGGCGTAACATTAAGCGGTCCAATCATGATCGTGCAAAGACCTGCGCCAATCAACAAGATGCTGACTCCATATGGATACGCCGCGACTACATCACCAAGAAATGGCGTAATTAGTGCGATGGAAATCAACGGATGAAAACCGATCAGGGCGAGGCCGAAAATAAAAAAGCCGATAATCGCATAAAAAAGCAAAACCGTGTAATTTTGATAAACGTGATCGAGCATTGTTTGCACCTGATCAAACACACCGGTATATGGAAAAACCTCCACGAAAAAGCCGGCAGACAAAAACAAGAAAAACAGGCCGTGCATGTTCTTGGCGTTGGCTTTCACACGGGTAAAAGCGAGCGTCCGAAAGCGTTTCCCCCTTTTTATAAACAATGCCCATCCAATCGTAAAAGGGACGATTAAGGTCGTTACGGTAAATAAGAAGGTATGTGTCCCGAAGTTGTTAAAGAGGAGCACAAGCAAAATAAAAACCGTGATCGCGAGTGCCATTTGCCTAAGTTTTTTCGCTATCTGCTTAGGCTCAAACATCTCTCCTGCTTCCAGCGCTTCAATGTGAATCCCTTTGTAGCGCTTGCTATGCAAATACCAATCCACGCTCATGAACAGAATGCTGATCACGAACAATGTAGGCAGCAACGTCAAATAGCTTTGCCCGGTAATGTCGATACTCGCGGCAACGATAATCTCCGTTGGGCTCCACAACAACACGAATGCATAAGCCCGAAGCAAACTGTGAGAAAAAAACTGCTGGATTTTTTCTTTGCCAAGCGATTTAATCTTATCATTCACCGCTGAAACGACAACCGGTATCGTCGCAACGTTCAAAAATAACGTGAGCATATAGGTGACGAGCGACGTCCGCTTGTAAAGAGTGGTGGCCGGCGGCCGCGGACCGCTGCTGATCATGCTTCCCAGCGCTTGATCATAACGGCCAATGGCAATCACCACGCTCATACAAGGCAATACAAACAACAAGGACAGTAATCCGGCCAGTGATCCAAACAACGACAAAAAAGGCTCATCAATCGGGGCAACGGTTATGTAAGAAATCACCGCGAGCATCAAGAAAGAAAGGCCCACCCATCGATACAGCGGACCTGTCTTGTTTACCGTTAATAAAATAATCACGATCGAACTGATGCCGATCACATAGTCCAAAAACTCCAAGGCAACAACTTCACTCAATAAGTAACTGATCACTAAGATAAAAAATAAATAAAATATCGAAAACACCCGCTTTGTTGGAGGTGAGAAAAAAACCTTCGCTTTATTCTATGATCACATATTCCGATTCAGAATACGAAGGACTTGCTCAACGTCCGCGACCGGGATTTGTCCAGGCGCTGAGGCTTGCGCTCCGGAGGCAAATGTAAGCGCAGAGCCGAACACGCCTCCTGCCAAACGTGAAATCATGCCGTTCACGCCCATTGCCATCGAAATGAGGGGGATCGGAATCGTACGGCTCATTTTTTCCGTTACTTGCAAAAGGGTAAGTACATCCGTTTTTGATTGGGGCATCACGGCTATCTTGGCGACATCGGCCCCCAAATCCACAGCTTCACGTATCTTTTCTTCCAACCGTTGTGCCGGAGGCGTTTCAGTAAAATTATGATGAGAGAGAATGACGTCAATCTCCTGGTTCCTCGCTTGCTCGATTAAATGTTGCGTGTTTTTTTCCGACTGCCGCAGTTCTATATCGATCCCGTGAACAGCCGCGCTTGCGATGACGGCTTCATAAAGCTGCACAACCTCATCCTCATTGAGAGAAACCGCTTGCCCTCCTTCTGCTTCGGAACGTTTCGTGAACAATAACGGACGTGTTGTTTCTCGATGGATCTCTTCCGCGATATCAATAATCAGATCCACATCTCGATTTTTTTCAAAGTAATCCACGCGCCATTCCAAGAGGTCTACTGTCTTTTTTCTCAACTGTTTCCATTCATCCTGCAAAGCCTCACGGTTCTTTCCCATTAACGGAACACAAATCTTTGGATGAACCGCTTCGTCACCTTTTCGCGTATGTAGCTGTAACCCCATGCTCATATTCATTCCATCTCCTTTCCTACCATTTTCCACTTTCAATCGTTACTTTTCAATCGTGATTTGCTACAATGGCAATCAAAAGAGGATAGGAAAGCGGGGTTATTTGTGTGGCAACATCGATAGACGAAACGATTCTGCTCACCGGCTTCATGGGTTCCGGTAAAACGATGATCGGGGAAGCGTTGGCGAAAAAATTAAACAAACCGTTTGCGGATATTGATAAAATCATCGAGGAAAAGGAAGGCATGCCGATCAAGGACATTTTTAAAAAGGAAGGAGAGGCTGCGTTTCGCGCGAAAGAAAAAGCGGAAATCACCAATTATCTAACAGAAGCTTCCGCTGGAAATGCCGTCGTTTCTGTCGGTGGCGGGTCCTTTCTTCAAAAAGAGATACGCAACATTTGCATGAAAAACGCCACGGTCGTTTTTTTACATATCTCTTGGAGCGCGTGGCTCGAGCGGTTGGATATGCTCGTTGAGACCCGACCGGTGCTGCACGGGCGAACCATTTCGGAAATCCGGACGCTTTACGATGACCGCCAAGCCATTTATGACCAGCATCACTACCGTGTCACCGTCGATGGCCTCGATCCCGAAGAGGCGAGTGATAAAATTATTTCGGCATTTCAGGATAAGTCTATATAGTATATCAGCCGATTCTTATGTTTTATCAGCCGAAATCATCCATTTATCAGCCATTTAGGAAATTTCCTCCCGCTTAAGCAGGGAGGATTTACTATTCCTCTTCCCAAAACAGATCATCCAACGTCTTGGACAAAGCTTTGCAGATCGCGATGCATAACGCAAGGCTGGGATTGTATTTTCCCAGTTCAATCAGGCCGATCGTCTGGCGCGAGACGCCGACAAGTTTTGCCAACTGCGCTTGGGATAAGTCCTTTTCCACTCTTGCAACCTTCATTTTTATATTCTTCATTTAATCTTCCTCGTTTTTACTGGCGATCCGCTTGCTGTTCAACTTCGCCAGCAGGGAAGGGACCCCTATCACCGTAAGGTAGGGTCAAATTAAATAATTAAAATAGCAGTGTTGTATTGGAATTATATTCATTTACAGTTAAAATAGATTTATAAAAGCTAATTACCGTGGGCAGGGGGCGCACCGTTGTCACCTTTTACCAAAGATATAGGGTAGAAAATGATTTATGTGAGTAACAGGGCTGAGGTGGAACACCGCCCCCCCAACACATGCTCACTGCCTTAACGCTTTTAACCCCCTCCCGTTAATAACCTAATCTCCCCACAAACTCGGGGAGATTTATAGGATTATTGAAAACAGACAAGCTGCGCAAAGACTTCATCGCTGATGCCAGTCTCCGAGAGAATACCGCGATCCGCCGGCTGGCTAAATTTTAGTTTCACCCATTGCTCCGCCGCAGTAGCTCTACGATCATCGCTCACGTTTTCGATGTCATACTGGGCCTCTTCCAGCAGGTGCACACCAGCATAGACATCGTACATGAGATCGGCCAATTTTTTAGCTATTGCTTGTTGGCGGCGCTCATCTTCGTTGTGAAGACTTTCAAAGAGTTCTGTCAGTCGATTCACTTCTGCCGACAATTGCGCTTTGCTTTTTTCAAGCTCCGGGTGACGGACTGTATCGAGCGTGCTGTGAAGATCCTCCAAAAAAGGTTCTGCTCCGCCTTTTTGCAACGTTTTTAACACTTCAAGCGCCTGTATATTGGCCGTTCCCTCCCATACCGGATTCACGACCGCATCCCGGAGCAGTCTCGGTGTGACGTATTCTTCAATATAGCCATTGCCCCCATGCAGTTCAAGGGCTTCTTTTGCAGCAGATACACCGAGGTCACTGCCACGGTATTTGGTAAGAGAAAGCAGTATACGCATCAATGCGTAGTTTCCTTTAGAATCGTCCCCGTAGGTATGGACATCATCAAATTTCCGAATTGTTTGCGCGGTAATCGCCCAACCGGCTTCTATTTCCGCGATCATATGAACGAGCGTTTCCTGCACCATGGGGAAACGATTGATGGTTTCTCCAAACGCTTCTCGGTGGCTCGTATAAATCGCGGCCTCCAGAAACGCTCTTCGTGCAATGCCAAGTCCGCCGAGGGCCGTGCCGAGACGGGAAACGTTAAGCGCCTCCGCCATATATTTAAACCCTTGACCTTCTTCCCCGATTAAGTAACCGACTGCTTCATTTAATTCCAACTCTCCACTAGCGACCGCCCGCACGCCTAATTTATCTTTTAAACGGCGGATGGTTATATTGTTTCTTGAACCGTCAGGAAGCGTTCGCGGCATTAGAAAAAGCCCTAACCCACGGGTGGAAGGTTGGTCATTGACACGGGCCAATGTGATCGTCACTTCTGCATCACAATTACTGGCAAACCATTTTTCTCCGCTAAGCAAGTAATGACCGCCTTGTTTAATGGCGGTTGTCTCGGTTGCACCCACGTCCGAGCCTCCTTGGATCTCAGTGAGAAACGTGCCCCCTTGTTCGTGGGTTTCAGGGTCCGTTGAAGCTAATAAAGACAAATAATCCTCCTGCTGTTTTTTATTCCCGAATTTTTCAAGCACAAAGGCAACTGACTGTGAAAGACCCACGGGACAAGTGAAACCTGACTCCGCTTCGCAAAGCAGATATAGAAGCGTCGCGTTAACCATAAAAGGAACTTTTTCCGGGGCCTGATCATCATAACGATAGGAAACAACCCCTGTGCCGTAACCGT
The Salicibibacter kimchii DNA segment above includes these coding regions:
- a CDS encoding sensor histidine kinase — protein: MKSFYVRIVLTTFTVMIVSSLLAFFISNGYYQLYLKPSNDAAIMEMAEEVQQYAENEVGGAEGSYFSHVGHLGYQLVLYHEDGSTRQYGSGFRDDDLPVEEVEHVLAGGEYHGVSEQPAGLFVTGFFNNVLENTVGAPVETTEGTAAMFIRPDHEQQFGEFRFFLALLLVLTVIISFLFVALTARRIVKPVTSLTEATKQISDGSFDIDLNVRRKDEIGQLAKHFTSMSKDLRQLEAMRQEFVSNVSHEIQSPLSTIRGITQTLQQSALDEDQKEKYIKIIEKESGRLSSLSRQLLILASLNNEDKIVKEQPVDVHGQVKEIIQTHRFQWEEKELYIEIEGKAEQVLGDATLLYQVWTNLLTNAIKFSNSGGDIRINIQREGYYVNVEVEDSGVGMTPQEVKKIFDRFYKGDQARTPGKGSTGLGLAIVKKIIDLHDGKIDVESTPGAGTKVSIWLKTVI
- a CDS encoding response regulator transcription factor — protein: MISLLLADDDAHLREFVSEDLQNEGYRVYQAEDGEVALKILEKEMIHLAIVDIMMPKVDGFAMCKDIREGYDIPVIMLTAKGELEDKAKGFAAGTDDYVTKPFERKELIFRIKALLRRFQYVHQEIIMVGEVTINRKSYEVECNGKTMMLPMKEFDLLAQLASFPNQTFTREMLIEIIWGSDFTGDDRTVDVHVKRLRERFSKETDAFSIRTIRGVGYKMEVHE
- a CDS encoding ABC transporter permease; the protein is MFLAIRELLYSKLRYIMVALIIFLLSFLVLFVSGLAQGLAYDNASSIINMDETAEHFVMDDEAGMQLTRSLIDDEDQEIVQNNIDQAEILGIHQGTIQDDETSQADIAKFYLNDDSALFPEVTEGEKPSGQREILADESLQEEGFRVGDEFLEDTTEEIFTITGFTNNQKYSHTPVIYVTGEDWLEMSGGDELLASALVLPDIGEETASTLNSQLTDAEVVTIQDSLSGIPGYSEEQGSLWMMIVFLFIISAFVLAAFFYVITIQKLTQFGILKAIGTKVSELANTILVQVGIISVVSVTMGIGVTFLVAALLPSDMPFMLPFHLVASLAGIFIVVAILGSLLSLYKVKKIDALEAIGGMEA
- a CDS encoding ABC transporter ATP-binding protein, with product MTTKLLMENIGVEFGEGDRKTTVLDDVNVSVDAGEFVAITGPSGSGKSTLLSVAGALLTPSKGKLLLDGQVLSQLNSKESTTMRLHQIGFIFQSAHLIPYLRVKDQLLYIAKIAKIPKQKAKKRSDELLNMLGLNHRKNHYPVNLSGGERQRVAIARAWMNDPELLLADEPTASLDAARGREVVETLALQVRQQQKAAVMVTHDTRLFDLCDRVITLSDGNIEKMQTKDPIHS
- a CDS encoding DinB family protein; translated protein: MTKTLAKEIPKNKWDIKLIEEVGSLRKLFIHIIRVRNIYRDGLRTGIVEFPGDLPISDENLIEQLDRSMNDLAFAFTQTSNQRIKMGEESLSVVELLNTAVQHEGIHQGQYFVALNQANIKVPKQWIQDSHM
- a CDS encoding MmcQ/YjbR family DNA-binding protein; translated protein: MLTRGDIFKHVKETYGTLPDYPFKQFPNYAALRHASNGKWYGLVMNVLPGKIGLDGNEKIDILNLKCPPELTGGLRNGRDILPGYHMDKEHWISLVLERIDQEGEIYNLIEQSFNLTK
- a CDS encoding putative holin-like toxin, which translates into the protein MTTFQVLTLMVSSSTMIIMLIAVVVAIFNQKK
- a CDS encoding SDR family NAD(P)-dependent oxidoreductase — protein: MGKLDDKVGVIVGGTSGLGEATAKMFAKEGAKVIVVGLEEDQGQRIVNDIEQNNGEAIFVKIDITNRTSIEDGVNKAVEEYGTIDVLYNGAGIHDAYENVVETDEETFDKLMDVNVKGPYLATKAVMPIFLEKGKGNIINVGSQSTFIAGAGGNTYVTSKHAINGFTKQLAFDFGNKGIKANLIAPGFIETPMTEGIQEERLYDIPAGRAGKPEEIAAVAVFLASDESDYMHGAEIKVDGGWTVGR
- a CDS encoding GNAT family N-acetyltransferase translates to MNDNFTIIYEPPNPMEYNDLRLEGGISGKSQEASTVGLKNSLFAVCIYDQKTLIGMGRVIGDGGAFFQVVDIVVKPSYQGQGLAKLIMKKLMNFLDENTYPGSYVSLIADGSANKLYEQFGFSYTYPRSQGMFKKY